The genome window CGCTACTCGGCCCTGCGGCTGGGCTCCGGGCTGGCGCGCCGGCTCGGGCGGCGGTTGACGCCGGCGGGCTGGCTGGCCTGCTCCGGGCTCATCGCCTCCGCGGCTTTGGGCATCGACACCAACGCGACCACCGCCTATCAGGCGTTCACCTTCCTGCTGGCGCTCCTGGTCCTGGCGTCCCTGTCGGGCCTCCTCTTCCGCCCGCGCCTGCGCCTGCGCCGGAGCCTGCCGCCTTTCGGCACCGTGGGCCAGCCCCTGCCCTATTCGGTCCGGGTCGAGAACCTCGGCGGCGCCGCGCTGCGCGGCCTCGTCGTCGGCGAGGACCCTCCCGATCCGCGGCCCGCTTACGCCGAGTTCCAGCGGGCCCGGGCTCCGGCCGGCGCGCGCTGGTTCGGCCGCCTCTGCGGCTATAGCCGCTGGCTGGGGCTCATCGCGGACCGGCGGACGGCCGTGGTCGCGCAGGCGCCCTTGCCCGACCTGCCGCCGGGAGGCCGCTGCGAAGCCTCCCTTAGGCTCGAGCCCCTGCGGCGCGGCCTGCTCAAGCTCCCCGGCCTCGCGGCGGCCCGGCCGGACTGCCTGGGCCTGTGGCGGGCTTCCTGCCCCCGGACCGAGCCGGGGGCGGTCTTGATCCTGCCCCGCCGCTACCCCGCGCCCGGACTGGCCCTGGCGGGCTCGCGCCGATACCAGCAGGGCGGGGTGGCGCTGTCCTCTTCGGTGGGCGAGTCCCAGGAGTTCATCTCCCTGCGCGACTACCGGCCGGGAGACCCGCTGCGCCGCATCCACTGGAAGAGCCTGGCCAGGACCGGCAGGCTCATCGTCAAGGAATACCAGGACGAGTACTTCGTCAGGCACGCCTTGGTGCTCGACACCTTCGCCGAGCCGGGCGCCACTTTCGAGGCGGGCGTCAGCGTCGCCGCCTCGCTGGCCTGCTCGGTCCTGACCCAGGAGTCGCTGCTGGACCTGCTCTTCGTCGGCGACGCGGCCTATTGCGTGACCGCGGGCCGCAGCCTCGGCGGAGAGCAGCGCCTGCTCGAGCTCCTGGCCTGCGTCGGCCCCT of Elusimicrobiota bacterium contains these proteins:
- a CDS encoding DUF58 domain-containing protein; amino-acid sequence: MDRLRYSALRLGSGLARRLGRRLTPAGWLACSGLIASAALGIDTNATTAYQAFTFLLALLVLASLSGLLFRPRLRLRRSLPPFGTVGQPLPYSVRVENLGGAALRGLVVGEDPPDPRPAYAEFQRARAPAGARWFGRLCGYSRWLGLIADRRTAVVAQAPLPDLPPGGRCEASLRLEPLRRGLLKLPGLAAARPDCLGLWRASCPRTEPGAVLILPRRYPAPGLALAGSRRYQQGGVALSSSVGESQEFISLRDYRPGDPLRRIHWKSLARTGRLIVKEYQDEYFVRHALVLDTFAEPGATFEAGVSVAASLACSVLTQESLLDLLFVGDAAYCVTAGRSLGGEQRLLELLACVGPCRDKPFSVLENAVLLRRSGVSACLCVLLGWDEPRRSLVRRLRAQGLQTVALVVTDPGDASPLEAAGGPLQRIAADRVAEGLAAVRL